In the Tetrapisispora phaffii CBS 4417 chromosome 10, complete genome genome, GCCTACTGTCGACTAAATAAACATCAAACtgaaaaacaaataattgatattaaatcaCTCTGCGCACAATATGGGAGACCTGTTCGAGTCCCTACCTCATGCATACCATGTTTGGAAGTAACTAAATGTACAGTCAATCGAAGTCAGACGTAGGAGAGGCAAAGGTATTTGAGTaacaatttgaaattagtATCCTCCCTCTCCCTAAGCCTCAATCCTCAGGGTTCATTGGCAGCGATATACACGACCTTGTCCAACCTTACCAACTGCCATCATCAATTCTTGCCATCGTTGCAGTTTCGAAAACTTTAACAATATTCGTGGTCAAGGGATCAGGTGAAGAATGCCTCGAGAGAGTggaaaattgaaaaattgaaaaatttctCACAAGTGAAATTTATGTTATTACGTAATTCATTGCAGCAAAATACCGCTTATGCCAACTATAACTGCAAGCATAAGAAGGGTTTAGACAGTTCTGGTACAATAGGAACTGATTGTTTATCTATCAGTTGCATATGGTGTGTATGGGATGAGATGTGTCTTTTATAAATGTGGATGCAAGATGCATATGTAGAGATTATTTACTATATGATGCAGAAAGGTGTCGAAAAGAAGGCTTATGATCCTTCTTTCTATTGTCTATTATTCTGGCATTGACTCGAAGTCAAACGTTCTGGTTTCGATTGTCTTTAGTTTAGTTTCAATTGTTCTAGCTGGGTAGTCGAAATTCTTGTCTTGTGTGGCTTTCCTTAAGTATTTTTTACAATTGTTTATGCATATGgtgattttattattgtatATTTCTGTGTCGTATGGGTATGTGTCCATTTCGTCTACTTCTGGATTCCTTCTGCTCatgaaatataatttctCGGAAAGGTTGTCTGCTTTCACTAGATGGCACAGAGCAAATATATACCAAATTTCATTATCCTCACTATACGGTGGGATAACAACCATTTCAGCTATTTGTTCTATCAAGCTATCTATCTCGCTTTCGCAGGTTTCGCTGTCGCTGCTTAGGGTTAGTTTATGCCAGAGTAGAGTTTTGGTATATAGAGGTGTCAATCTTCTGGAACCACCATTGAAGTTTGTTTGATCATTTCTGTAATTGATGCCCTGTACAAAAGATCTGTTTTTGTTAGAATACACATTGCTTAGCCATTGCAGAAAATCAATTAGCTTTGTGGTATCAATGTTttgtaatataatagaGCCCAGGTTCCAGACTCTTCTAATGTCAACGTCAGGTATCCGAAGCAAAAAAGTAAAACACTTGTATGCAATATCCCATTTTTGCTTGAAGATGTTGCTGTACATCAGATCAGTGAGAAGAGATAAATGATGCTTGTTGTAATTTTGCAGATTTCTATTCCTACTGATATTGTTATCATTGATGGGCTCAAACCCATCTATCATCAATTcgaaattatttttgacGTTCTTATTGAGATGCATAGTTTTgactttatattttttatcaatttgttttctagtttttttaaatctatAATAGGTAATAAAATTCTTATTCACATGTCGTTGCCTCTTTAGATTATTACTTTcccatttttcaaaactttCTTGTGGTTTATCATATCTTAAAAAGTATTTCTTCTCTTCATCTGTGGGACCATTGTCTTCGAATTCATTATCTACATCGTCGTCATGGTTATTGTCGTCTTCATCGTCATCTATAGCTTCCCCCATAATGCTCTTCCATCTCCTAATCCTTCTCTCTTGAGCGACTTCTGCGTCTTCAGACGTTAAATTATGTTCACTATCGCCATCAAGATCTTCACCACCTGTATCATTCTCAGAAGTCACTGGTGTAGGTAACTCATTCTTAGATAATTCATTGTGTTTTGCATTGATATCGttgatatattgatatcgcaattttttcaaattgaaTGCATTTATAGTTATATTGCTACTCACAGGCAATTCAAACATTTATGTGACACAGTTTCATGCAGTTCTTAAAATGCTTACACACCAGTATTGTTGATCTTAAGAAAATGAGCGCAAAGTCTTTGATGTATACAGATATaatcattttatataattgattttagTTGTGTAAAGCTGTTTGTTTTGATCTTATTCggattgaaaaatttgagATGCGATGAGctattatcaaaaaaagaaaataccGATAAGTATCTCAAAAACAGAACTGTTATAACTATAGGTAGTGGTGAGTTATTATTTCTGATTGGATAAGACATGATACATTCAAGAGACTTTAAGTAGTTAAACTCATATAATTAAACGTCTAAgaagaaatttaaaagacATTAAATTACCAAACATTGGTCTATATGGCCAAAAAATATCTatagaaattaaaaaagatCATTACATTAGATCATCCTGATAACTATTAATTCTCAGGCGGTAAAAAGGATAGTAATAGGTATTTCTCAATATAGTGATAGTTTTGCAAGATACGGGTGTTTAACTAGGAATTCAGTAACGAACAGATGCTGTCTGATGAAGTTTGCTTAGTGCACTTTCAATACTTTAGGACTCAAAAAAACGATACATTTGGtgatataaaataataatgcgGTTTACTGTTGCAGTAAGCCTTTTTAATCCAGTTGTCCAACGATACAGAGCTTAACTGCAATCTATGTTGTATAATGACAAAAGTTTTATCTATTTTAGTTCCCCCCATTGACTATTCTATTActtgttaaaaatatctgaagtaatttaaatgtatatttgtattaatGTATTCTTCATACCTTATAATCTTTATTCAGTAGAAGCAAATAGAACTGAGTTTTTTACCGTCGGCCTCTTGTAATCGTGATAGAGTTGAACCTTAAATTTCCATTTTCTGTAATAGTGTAAGGTTTACTATTACTTAATACAAACTGCGTCTTGGGACGAGTGCTCGTATAGCTTATCGATATTAGTattgtcagaattattgtagtgcatgtgacagaactaagtgtttatgacactttgagttCAGAACCAATcgatcacttactaatgggAAAGAAGGTTCTAGACAATCTTCCAAATGATAGATGAAAACTTTAGAgtacaatgtaaatggctatgtgataaacacagatgtacaatacagcgctaaagatcttaggagAATGACTGTCACGTAAGGTGTTCACTCAAGTATGAGAtaacttatatattaagaggacatctaactctatatagaactgtttaaatatactaataaaagaccaatcgattatttaagtATTACGAAGATGGACTACTCGAAAGCAACTAAAGTGACTAAcgacactaacttagacGTTGGTACTAACCAACttaagcttgtttctccacaaaTATAAGTGCTCGGAATAACTTATTATTAACCTAaagtttattatattagaTATTATATGACTATTTAACTAGTTTCTCTTCTGGTCTCTCTtcttattatcaaattctCGAAGCTAACATGGTCTTGAAGTATAAAATCGAGTGTTATTTATGCTTTTAGTTTCTAAGTTCTTGACGTCGTCCTATATCTGTACTTATTAGGAACTCGCTCGATATAATTGCGTACAGCGAGTTAGGTGTCTGTAGCAATGTCATGTTccatattttctaatttattcCCAATTCAGAATCTACTTAACCTGACcaagttatttaattcttgtTGAGGTTTCTCGATAATAATATGTCCTTGTTTCAAATAGAGAAATAACTAGAGTTAACGTCATCACGTTTTCGTAATATTAAAGGGCGTGTGGTCTAGTGGTATGATTCTCGCTTTGGGAAGTTCAGCCGGTCAAATGGTTGTGCAATTCAAATATGCGAGAGGCCCTGGGTTCAATTCCCAGCTCGCCCccaattttttgatagcCTCTTTTAAGAGAGGTTACATCAATtgatcttcttttttttacAGTTACGATGAAATAGCTACctaatttaatttgaaaatacaTTTATTACTATAAAGGAGTATCATTCATATTTACAAATATCCAATATagataaagaaaaaggtATTGAGaacagaaaaaaatatacagagtcaatatttacaatatgTGAAAAatctt is a window encoding:
- the RRN11 gene encoding Rrn11p (similar to Saccharomyces cerevisiae RRN11 (YML043C); ancestral locus Anc_6.46); this translates as MFELPVSSNITINAFNLKKLRYQYINDINAKHNELSKNELPTPVTSENDTGGEDLDGDSEHNLTSEDAEVAQERRIRRWKSIMGEAIDDDEDDNNHDDDVDNEFEDNGPTDEEKKYFLRYDKPQESFEKWESNNLKRQRHVNKNFITYYRFKKTRKQIDKKYKVKTMHLNKNVKNNFELMIDGFEPINDNNISRNRNLQNYNKHHLSLLTDLMYSNIFKQKWDIAYKCFTFLLRIPDVDIRRVWNLGSIILQNIDTTKLIDFLQWLSNVYSNKNRSFVQGINYRNDQTNFNGGSRRLTPLYTKTLLWHKLTLSSDSETCESEIDSLIEQIAEMVVIPPYSEDNEIWYIFALCHLVKADNLSEKLYFMSRRNPEVDEMDTYPYDTEIYNNKITICINNCKKYLRKATQDKNFDYPARTIETKLKTIETRTFDFESMPE